The nucleotide window TTTGATCTATTTCTATTTCAATTCCAGCGGCCTTTTTAAAAAAATTATGTCCTTAGTCGCCTCGATCTTCAGTTCCGCGGGGCAGACGGCGATCAACGTAAATAACATTTCTTTTCTTCTTATAGCATTGATGTCAAAGGTTTTTTTTATCATGATGCCGCTTTTTGCCGTGATCTTCCTGATCTCAATTTTGGCGAATGTCGTGCAAGTGGGGTTTCTCTTTTCGTCCTCCGTCCTGCAGCCGGAGTTTTCCAAAATCGATCCTCTTAAGGGACTAAAAAGGCTCTTTTCCCTTAATTCCGTAGTGGAGTTGATAAAAAATATCCTCAAGATGCTGGTGATCGGGATAGTTTCCTATGTTGTGGTGAAAAATGAGGTAAAGGGCTTTCTGCTGCTTGCCGATCAGACCGTCTGGGAGATCCTGATTTACATCGGGCGAATTACCTTTAAAATTTTGCTTTCAACCGGTTGGGTGCTGATCGCCATTGCAATCTTTGATTATGCCTATCAGCGCTGGGAATATGAAAAAGGGTTGAAGATGACAAAGCAGGAAATAAAGGATGAATTCAAGAATACGGAAGGCAACCCTGCCATTAAGGGGAGAATAAAGCGCCTGCAGCGGGAAATGGCCCGCAAGCGAATGATGGCTGCCGTGCCGAAGGCGGATGTCGTCATCACTAACCCAACCCATTTGGCGGTCGCTTTGAAGTACGACCAGAAAAAAGAGATTGCGCCACGGGTGATTGCCAAAGGCGCCGGTTTTATAGCCGCGAAAATAAGGGAGATAGCGGGGGAAAACGCCGTTCCGTTAGTGGAAAACAAGCCTCTGGCACAGGTATTGTATAAGATGGTTGATGTTAATGATTTGATCCCGGAGAATCTCTATCGTTCCGTGGCCGAGGTTTTGGCGTATGTTTACAACCTCAAAAAATGATAACTTAAAGATTATAAATATTTACTATGGCAGATGATTTAAAAAAACATAAGAGTGATGCAAGCAGCGCGGTGGTTTCGATAAGCGTGGTCGCGATTCTGATCGTCATGATTTTGCCGATGCCGGCAGTAGCGCTTGACATCCTGCTTTCGATCAGCCTGACCGCCGCCATCATCATCCTGATGATGTCCATGTACGTTAGGAAGCCGCTGCAATTTTCCATTTTCCCCTCGGTGCTTTTGATCGTCACCCTGCTTCGCCTTTCGTTGAATCTGGCTTCGACGCGGCTCATCCTGCTGCACGGCAACGAGGGGGTGGAGGCGGCGGGTCAGGTGATAAAGTCGTTCGGGACATTTATCGTCGGCGGCAACTATGTTGTCGGGTTTGTTGTCTTTATTGTCCTGGTCATCATCAACTTTGTCGTCATAACCAAGGGTGCAACCAGGATTGCCGAAGTGGCGGCCAGGTTTACACTCGATGCGATGCCCGGCAAGCAGATGAGCATCGATGCAGATTTGAACACCGGCCTTATTTCCGATACGGAGGCGCGCAAAAGAAGAAGGGAAATAGAGCGCGAGTCGAGTTTCTATGGGGCGATGGATGGCGCGAGCAAATTTGTGCGCGGCGACGCCATTGCCGGAATTATTATTACCGCCGTTAATATTATCGGCGGGCTGATCATCGGCATTCTGCAGCAGGGGATGCCGATTGCCGAAGCGGCGCGTAATTACACCCTGCTTACCGTCGGCGACGGGCTTGTTTCCCAGGTGCCGGCGTTGATCGTTTCCACGGCAGCCGGCATGCTTGTCACCAGAACCGCCGAGGAGAGCGAATTGGGGGTAGAGCTGAAGAATCAAATCTTCAGTCAGCCGAAGGCCGTTGGCGCTGCCGCACTCCTGCTTTTCATCTTTGCGCTCATCCCCGGCATGCCGAAGTTTTCCTTTATGTTGATAGCCGGCCTAACCGGCTTACTGGCCTTTTTCATGCTGCGGTCGGCGCGAACTGCCGCCCCGGAGGAGGCGCCTCCGGTGGCGCCGGTGGAGGAGGCGGCTGAGGGCGTGGTTCCCTTTGATCTTTTGGGGTTGGAGGTAGGGTACGGGTTGATTTATCTTGTCGATGCCTCGCAAAACGGCGAATTGCTGGCCAAGATCAAGGCCTTAAGAAAGCAAATTGCCCAGGAGCTGGGGTTTGTGGTGCCTTCCATCCATATCAAGGACAATCTTCAACTTAAACCTAACGAGTATTCAGTACTTATGAAGGGTGTGGAGATTGCCGGGTCGGAATTGATGCCGGGGTACAGCCTTGCCATCACCACGGATGTAAAAGGGGAAAAAATAAGAGGAATTGAAACAAAAGAGCCGGCCTTCTCGCTACCGGCCGTCTGGGTTACGGACGCGGAAAAAGAAAGATTGCAGATGAAGGGGGTCGTGGTAGTAGATCCGGCTACCGTCTTGGTGACGCATCTCACCGAAATTCTTAAATCGCATGCGGATGAGCTATTGGGCAGGCAGGAGGTGCAGCAGCTCCTCGACAACCTGAAGGAGACATATCCGAAGCTGATCGAAGAGGT belongs to Syntrophales bacterium and includes:
- the flhB gene encoding flagellar biosynthesis protein FlhB, translating into MAEEKDEGQEKTEQATPKRKEEAREKGRVARSREVPSAAILFASLIYFYFNSSGLFKKIMSLVASIFSSAGQTAINVNNISFLLIALMSKVFFIMMPLFAVIFLISILANVVQVGFLFSSSVLQPEFSKIDPLKGLKRLFSLNSVVELIKNILKMLVIGIVSYVVVKNEVKGFLLLADQTVWEILIYIGRITFKILLSTGWVLIAIAIFDYAYQRWEYEKGLKMTKQEIKDEFKNTEGNPAIKGRIKRLQREMARKRMMAAVPKADVVITNPTHLAVALKYDQKKEIAPRVIAKGAGFIAAKIREIAGENAVPLVENKPLAQVLYKMVDVNDLIPENLYRSVAEVLAYVYNLKK
- the flhA gene encoding flagellar biosynthesis protein FlhA produces the protein MADDLKKHKSDASSAVVSISVVAILIVMILPMPAVALDILLSISLTAAIIILMMSMYVRKPLQFSIFPSVLLIVTLLRLSLNLASTRLILLHGNEGVEAAGQVIKSFGTFIVGGNYVVGFVVFIVLVIINFVVITKGATRIAEVAARFTLDAMPGKQMSIDADLNTGLISDTEARKRRREIERESSFYGAMDGASKFVRGDAIAGIIITAVNIIGGLIIGILQQGMPIAEAARNYTLLTVGDGLVSQVPALIVSTAAGMLVTRTAEESELGVELKNQIFSQPKAVGAAALLLFIFALIPGMPKFSFMLIAGLTGLLAFFMLRSARTAAPEEAPPVAPVEEAAEGVVPFDLLGLEVGYGLIYLVDASQNGELLAKIKALRKQIAQELGFVVPSIHIKDNLQLKPNEYSVLMKGVEIAGSELMPGYSLAITTDVKGEKIRGIETKEPAFSLPAVWVTDAEKERLQMKGVVVVDPATVLVTHLTEILKSHADELLGRQEVQQLLDNLKETYPKLIEEVVPKIVPLGTLQKVMQKLLRERVSIRDLQSILETLADYMSLTKNVDVLTGYVRQSLARAITRQYQDPSGNITVMMISPAVEDKITGAVQHTEFESFVSPDPNMVKGLVGNLQKLIVSFTEKGLQPIILCSPNTRIYLRKILEKFFPNLVVLSHNEIVRDVNIRSLGMVEL